TTGGTCGGTACCGCCTGTACTGGTACCTCCTGTACTGGTACCGCCAGTACTGTCGGTACCGCCTGTGCTGGTACCGTCGGTGCCGCCAGCGTTCGAACCGTCTTGGCCACCCGGTCCACCAAAGATTCCGCCGGGACCCTGACCTTGGTCATTGCCTTGCGGGTTACCCTGCTGATTGCCCTGGTCATTGCCCTGCGGGTTGCCTTGTGGGTTGCCTTGCGGGTTACCCTGGTCAGGTGGCGGCGTTTGCGGTTGATCCGGCGTGACTTGAACCGTCGCCACGTTGGACGGCAGTTCTTGGTTGGTTTTCGTGTCGATGGCGATAACTCTGTAGTAATAGGTTTTCGGTTGCGGTGCCGGCGCGAGTCCGCCGAGCAAGCCACCGTCTCCACCGGCTTGCGGCACTTGGATGCTGGTATCCGTAAACGCACCGCCTTGCACCTCACCCAGCGGCTGCCAGTTGACCTGATCCTCGGAACGCTCCACACGGTATTTGACGCGCGGATCGTTTTGCGCGTTCCAGCTCAGATGGACGGCGTGCGACGCTTGATCATACTGCGCGCCCACGCTGACGGCCACCAACTGGAACGGCGGTGTCGGTTCCGGCACGCCCGGCGGCGGCTCAAACCGCGTGATGGGCTCGTTGTTGTCCTTCATCGTATCTTCCATGATGGCCTTGAACATCTTCGCCGGATATTTCCCACCGGTCAACTCCACTTGTTCACCTTTCGGCGGGTTGAAAATGGTGACCGCC
The genomic region above belongs to Polycladomyces subterraneus and contains:
- a CDS encoding penicillin-binding transpeptidase domain-containing protein → PGSSIKPITVYAPAIELNDDINEYAQIPDEPVSYGGWTPQNYEHRYYGVVKMRDVVAESMNAATVWILDHKVGLDKALKFGRKAGLPLTRKDLGWSPLALGGLTDGVNTVQMAQAYSSLDNNGVMNEAHAVEKVVTADGEVKEPIKEVKKDVRVYSAKAAWYTTRMLLSVVSGEGVTHGNTGKFAKLDNGQPVAGKTGTTQNGKDAWFVGYTPKHVLAVTIFNPPKGEQVELTGGKYPAKMFKAIMEDTMKDNNEPITRFEPPPGVPEPTPPFQLVAVSVGAQYDQASHAVHLSWNAQNDPRVKYRVERSEDQVNWQPLGEVQGGAFTDTSIQVPQAGGDGGLLGGLAPAPQPKTYYYRVIAIDTKTNQELPSNVATVQVTPDQPQTPPPDQGNPQGNPQGNPQGNDQGNQQGNPQGNDQGQGPGGIFGGPGGQDGSNAGGTDGTSTGGTDSTGGTSTGGTSTGGTDQGTDTGTDRGNGGHNGGNNGFIG